The Marinobacter sp. SS13-12 sequence GGGTCGCCCGGTAGAACATGTGGACCTGGTCGATGTGGGGGACATGGATAATGGTGTAAAGGTTGTCCACGGTGACTTCGGCCAGAGCTTCTTCCCAGGTTTCCCGGGTCGCGGCTTCAAGAGTGGTTTCCGAGTTTTCCATAAATCCCGCGGGCAGGGTCCAGTAGCCGTAGCGGGGTTCGATGGCCCTCCGGCACAGTAAAACCTGCCCCTGCCAGATCGGAACCGTTCCCGCGACAATGCGTGGATTCTGGTAATGTATGGTTTCGCAGCTAATGCACACATAACGGTGACGATTGTCTCCTTCGGGAACGCGCTGTTCGACAGGATGGCCGCAGGTACTGCAGTATTTCATTCGTTTCACCGTATACTGGACAATTGTGGGTTGGCAGGTGTAACTATCGGTGCTGCCGGCGTCTCATTCAATAGTCAGATGTAAAAACGGAGCCGTGTTTTGCGCGATCTTCTTACCAAACGCCTCTCAGGTTATGTTCCCCGGTTACTGACGCTCGACTACCCCGAAGCCGGCGTACTGGTTCCGGTGACCGACGACCACCGCAATCCTGAAATCGTTTTTACCCTGAGGTCTGAAAACCTGAGTACTCACCGGGGCCAGGTGTCTTTCCCCGGCGGTCGCCGTGATCCGGAGGACCACTCCATTGCCGACACGGCTTTACGGGAAACCCATGAAGAAATCGGATTACCTCCGGAGCAGGTTCAGCTTATTGCACCTCTGAGCCAGGTGATGTCGCTGCATCAGATCCTGGTAACTCCATACGTTGGGGTGATACCCGGCGATCACCCGCTGACGGCAAACCCGGCGGAGATTGAAAGCATATTCAGGGTGCCGGTTGAGTTTTTCCTGGAAGACAAGCGCCATCGCACCGACCCGCTGAATTTTCTCAATAATACCTTTTACGTGCCGTGCTATCGCTGGGAGCGCTACCAGATCTGGGGTCTTTCCGCTGTGGTACTGGTTGATTTCCTGAACGCTGTCTACGATGCGGGCATTGACCTGCTTGAGCCGCCTCAAGGGGGCTGATCCCCCACACCCTCTCCCCAGGTTCCCCTCCTGATTTTCATGATTTTCCCGGCTCCCGCCGTTGCAGGCGGAGCCGGGGCGGAGAGCTTTGTCTTCAAAAAAGTGCTCAAAAATTAGACTAAAGTCTAATGTGATTACAAAGTGATCAGGTATTACATGGTGAATACTGTATGCAAACGACAGCCGAGGAGTTGCGTCGTGGAGATTGATCAATGAAGAAAATCCAGGCTGAGAAAAACCTCCCGGAGCTTATTTACGACTCTGTGGTCAATGCCATCGTCGAAGGTCTGCTCAAGCCGGGCGAGCGGGTCACCCAGGAGACCCTGGCCGAGAGACTGGATGTCTCACGGTTACCGGTGAGCCAGGCCATGCAGCGTCTTCGTGATGATGGCTTCCTCTCTGCGGTAGGGCGTCGCGGCCTGATGGTTTCGGTGCTTGATGAGAATTTTGTGGCGCAGTTGTACGAATTCCGGTGCGGGATTGATCTGATCAGTGCCGGACTCGCCGCCCAGCGGGTGGATGCCGGGGTACGAAAGCGTGGGGAGGACATTATTGCGGAAGGGTTCGCAGCGGGGAAGGCCCATGACCTTCCCGCTCTTATCGACGCTGATATGCGCTTTCACGGTTTCATCTACGAACTGGCAGGTAACACCTTCATCCTGGATTCGATGGAAGCCCACTGGAACCACGTAAGACGAGTGATGAGCGACATTCTCATTGTTGAGAAAAACCAGCAACAGATTTGGGAAGAGCACGAGGCAATACTCAATGCGGTGTTGGCCGGCGACGTGCAGAACGCTGAAACGCTTGCGAGGCAGCATGTGGAGACTG is a genomic window containing:
- a CDS encoding NUDIX hydrolase: MKYCSTCGHPVEQRVPEGDNRHRYVCISCETIHYQNPRIVAGTVPIWQGQVLLCRRAIEPRYGYWTLPAGFMENSETTLEAATRETWEEALAEVTVDNLYTIIHVPHIDQVHMFYRATLTSENFGAGQESLETRLFALEDIPWDELSFPTVRRTLELYLEDVHKEHFPVHVDDIRYRMKPVGQ
- a CDS encoding CoA pyrophosphatase, whose protein sequence is MRDLLTKRLSGYVPRLLTLDYPEAGVLVPVTDDHRNPEIVFTLRSENLSTHRGQVSFPGGRRDPEDHSIADTALRETHEEIGLPPEQVQLIAPLSQVMSLHQILVTPYVGVIPGDHPLTANPAEIESIFRVPVEFFLEDKRHRTDPLNFLNNTFYVPCYRWERYQIWGLSAVVLVDFLNAVYDAGIDLLEPPQGG
- a CDS encoding GntR family transcriptional regulator, whose product is MKKIQAEKNLPELIYDSVVNAIVEGLLKPGERVTQETLAERLDVSRLPVSQAMQRLRDDGFLSAVGRRGLMVSVLDENFVAQLYEFRCGIDLISAGLAAQRVDAGVRKRGEDIIAEGFAAGKAHDLPALIDADMRFHGFIYELAGNTFILDSMEAHWNHVRRVMSDILIVEKNQQQIWEEHEAILNAVLAGDVQNAETLARQHVETASKWLQQEIQGSREPLKRSGSAIT